GATGGCTGCCAAGCACGCCTCAGCAAATCGATCTCCTCCGATCACCCGAAAGGGACGTTTATAAAATAGACGGGTTTCGGGATCAACGTGAGGAGTGAGGTTCAGTCGGTTGTAACAGCGTGCAATATATTCGTAGGCGGAACAGAGTCCCGCTTCTCTGGTAGGGTAGTCCGTCGCCTTGAGTGCTGCATCCAAATGCGGGGTGAGTCCAGAGGCAATGCGTAGATTTCGGAATGCGCTGCCCAGCCACTTGCTGTACGGTGCATATCGCCGCTCTATAAGCAAACAGAGCCTCATGAGATCGCGCACAATTCGGGCTGTCAGGATTCGTGAGCCAAGTTCATCGCCGACTTCAGCCGTACGGCCAACAAACGCCTCTTCTTGAGCGATCCGACGCCACTGACAAGCCAAGAGCCATAGCCAAATATCGTTTGGATACCATTCCAGTTTACTGCGAACTCGTTTCAAATCTCCATCGGGATCGTGAAAGACCGCACCCGCTGTTACTTCTAGCAGTAGCTGTTGTGGTGTTGTAAGCCAGTTCTGGATCGTGATATCCACTTGTGGGTCAAATCCCAGATGCGATTTAAGCCATTCCTCAAGGGGTACGACGTGCACATGGTGCTGGACGGCGACCTCATCCCAACCGAAGTACACGGGCCATCCGTGAAACTCCTCTGGTAGGTTGGAATTGATAATCTTGCGGACGGCGTCTGCCTCAGAGGCTGCCACAAAAAGGTGTAATTGTGGTCCCCAGCCGTGATCTGTTGATCGAGGAGTATCAAAACCGAGGACATCTGACCCTGAACCTAGCCTTGCTGCACTGTGAGATTGCCCTTCTATGAGCGGGCGTACAACGTCAATGTAGAACATCCGAGCTAAATCAATGCCGCTTACGAAGGCGGTGCCATCGTTGGGTGTCTTGTTGGTTTTAGTCGAGGTCATTTCTCCTCTTGCCATTTCGTCCAAATTTTCACGGTCTGTAAACGCCGAATGGTGTGCAGAGGAACTTATTTTGTTACGGAAAGAACAAATTCAGTCAAAGGCAATATTGATTGCAAGGCTTCTTCAACTGTTTCATGTTTCTCTTGCATAACCTAGCTTTCCCCTGATCCGTTTTAGGAGCGAGAAGGCAAAGGGCGGAGTCGCACCAAGTGCATCCCAAGAATCTACCGCTCGGAGATCAAACCAGCCGATATCCTTTATTGGAGATGCTGCGTCACCTAACTCGGGTTCAATCCCAGGTCGCGCCACACCTTCGACAATCTGGCATAGGTACGTCTTGTGTTGCTCGTAGAGGGGGTCTTGCGGGACCTTCTCGTCCAGAATGAGTCGCTCTACTTCTACTTGGAGATGCGTCTCTTCCCGCACCTCTCGTATCACGCATTCTTCTTCGGATTCCGAACCCTCCCGCCCGCCTCCGGGAATTATCCAAACCGCCTTGCCTTCCTCTTCGATTTTCAGTAAGAGGACGTGGTGATTCTTTAGGATGACTGCCTGATATCGAATATCTCGTCCCTGAAAGGGCATGTCTGGCAGATAATTGCGAACCTCCTCCCAAGTATCATAGTCCCTCAGGACAGCAAGAACCGACGGCAGCGGATCTGCCCATACACCTTGGAGATCCCTTTCTCCCTCAACGGCTATAGGCCAG
This genomic window from Candidatus Poribacteria bacterium contains:
- a CDS encoding DUF4037 domain-containing protein produces the protein MTSTKTNKTPNDGTAFVSGIDLARMFYIDVVRPLIEGQSHSAARLGSGSDVLGFDTPRSTDHGWGPQLHLFVAASEADAVRKIINSNLPEEFHGWPVYFGWDEVAVQHHVHVVPLEEWLKSHLGFDPQVDITIQNWLTTPQQLLLEVTAGAVFHDPDGDLKRVRSKLEWYPNDIWLWLLACQWRRIAQEEAFVGRTAEVGDELGSRILTARIVRDLMRLCLLIERRYAPYSKWLGSAFRNLRIASGLTPHLDAALKATDYPTREAGLCSAYEYIARCYNRLNLTPHVDPETRLFYKRPFRVIGGDRFAEACLAAI
- a CDS encoding NUDIX domain-containing protein — encoded protein: MDKYLRPTDVMDYNHPEVQDLARTLGDGISEQTTIAKRCFEWVRDEIKHSGDFKMNPTTCTASEVLRHKTGWCFAKSHLLAALLRVNRIPAGLCYQRLTQNGKAPPFTLHGLNAVLLPELGWYRIDPRGNRSGIDAQFDPPNEKLAWPIAVEGERDLQGVWADPLPSVLAVLRDYDTWEEVRNYLPDMPFQGRDIRYQAVILKNHHVLLLKIEEEGKAVWIIPGGGREGSESEEECVIREVREETHLQVEVERLILDEKVPQDPLYEQHKTYLCQIVEGVARPGIEPELGDAASPIKDIGWFDLRAVDSWDALGATPPFAFSLLKRIRGKLGYARET